A genomic window from Glycine max cultivar Williams 82 chromosome 17, Glycine_max_v4.0, whole genome shotgun sequence includes:
- the LOC100306697 gene encoding uncharacterized protein LOC100306697 precursor has protein sequence MAKFQVLHKYFFIFLALVVCDGSLLTHGRKINIKPLNQLHSSLNTKTVANHPNPTSLPSLKTKVESPQHHEESSKLEDSGADNTNAFRPTTPGGSPGVGHKMITSSSEDNKVKTMVVVHSPDVEVFKTEGSKDDFKPTDPGHSPGVGHAYKNKIGDGN, from the coding sequence ATGGCCAAATTTCAGGTTTtgcacaaatattttttcatttttcttgcaCTAGTTGTGTGCGATGGTTCCCTTCTAACACATGgtaggaaaataaatataaagccATTGAACCAACTACATTCCTCACTAAACACAAAAACCGTCGCTAATCATCCTAACCCTACTTCCCTTCCATCACTTAAAACCAAAGTTGAATCACCACAACACCATGAGGAATCTAGTAAATTGGAAGATTCAGGTGCAGACAACACCAATGCTTTCCGACCGACTACGCCGGGAGGGAGTCCTGGTGTTGGCCACAAAATGATTACATCATCATCAGAAGATAATAAGGTGAAAACAATGGTGGTAGTTCATAGCCCAGATGTTGAAGTTTTCAAGACTGAGGGTTCAAAAGATGATTTCAAACCTACTGACCCAGGTCACAGCCCAGGAGTTGGTCATgcttacaaaaacaaaattggagATGGAAATTAG